The Paenibacillus sp. FSL W8-0426 region CGAATTCGCGGATTGGGCCAAGCTCGTCGGAACGGAAGTCATGATGGCGGTCAATCTCGGCACGAGAGGCATTGATGCGGCAAGAAACCTTGTCGAATACTGCAATCATACTTCAGGCACCTATTGGAGCGACCTGCGCATTTCTCACGGCTATAGGGAGCCTCATAAGTTCAAAACCTGGTGCCTTGGCAATGAAATGGACGGCCCATGGCAGATCGGAGCTATGACGGCTGCCGAATACGGCCGAATCGCCAACGAAACGGCAAAAGCGATGAAATGGGTCGACCCGAGCATTGAACTCGTGGCGTGCGGCAGCTCCAGCCGGGGCATGAGCACATTCGCGGAATGGGAAGCTACCGTGCTTGACCTGTCCTACGAGAATGTCGATTATCTGTCTTTGCATGCCTACTACAATAACAACAAAAACAACACTTACGATTTCCTGGCGACATCGCTGGATCTCGACCAATTCATAGACAGCGTAGCATCCATCTGCGATTTTGTTCAGGCCAAGAAACGCAGCAAAAAGAAGCTTATGCTGTCGCTTGACGAGTGGAACGTTTGGAATTCCATCGGAACGAGCCGGGCCGAGGAGCGTTGGCAGATCGCGCCGCCGGAATTTGAGGACGTGTACACGCATGAGGATGCGCTGGCGGTGGGATGTTACCTGATTACGCTTCTCAAGCATGCGGATCGTGTGAAGATGGCCTGCATTGCCCAACTGATCAACGTTATTGCGCCGATCATGACCGAAAACAACGGAGCCATCTGGTTTCAAACCACGTATTATCCGTTCATGCATGCATCCAATTTCGGACGCGGCACCGTTCTGCAATCCATCGTCTCTTCGCCGAAATATGATTCCAAGGATTTTACCGATGTGCCCTATCTCGAATCGATCAGTGTGTACGACGAGGAGCAAGGAACCATCACGATCTTTGCAGTAAACAGGCATCTTGACGAAAAGATGGAGCTCGACGTCGATCTTCGTTCCTTCGGGGAAACGACGTTCATTGAGCATATCGTTTTGGAGAACGATGATCTGAAAGCCGTCAACACCAAATCGAACCCGCACAACGTCGTCCCTCACTCCGGCGGACATACAAAGGTAGACAACGGCCAATTGCAATCCGTCCTGAACAAAGCATCATGGAACGTCATCCGTCTGCAAACCAAGCAAGTTTAAATTGGCTTGATCATCACCAAGAACCATTATCCCGATAAGCTGAACCTAAACGTAACATTTGCAAAACCATAAAGACCTCCGCCCTGAATTACAGGGTTGGAGGTCTTTTCGACTTGGATATAGGATACCCCTTAGCATTCAGGAGATTCGGCAATATCGTCCAAAGCAAATAACCGATCTATTCATTTGTGCTACGTGCCAACAAGTCTTTCAGGTTGTCATCAATAAATTGATTATCGATCCTGTTGATTCCCCGACCGGCAAAATGGCCCCAAACCGACGGGATTGGGTTATAGACAGCATTAGGCATAAGCTTAGCCTCGTATTCATTATCTTCTGCTGCACAGAAGAGATCCGTACTTCCCGGCATGATGCAGGCAAGAGCTTTAATGCTTCTGAGCGCTTTATCGAAATCTCCATTATAAGTGGGGTTTGCACTAATATCTGCATGCTGACCCGTCCATAACATGGCCAGAACATTATGAGGGTCCATATTCATAAAGCTATCTTCCCAGACGCCGGATATAAAATCTTCCAAGGATTCAAACCCCAGCTCTCTATAAAGCTTCTCCCTATAAAAAGCATGCGACACCCCCCATCCCCCATAGACCCGGCCAACGGCACGCATGTCTGCAGAAGTCAGCTGGTTAAGCTTACTTGAATCGAAACGGGCTGCAGCCATGAGCGCAGCTTTCATACCGTCCAAGACAACAAAGGTATGGGGCCAAGACTTGGAGACACCCGCGAAAGGTGCAATTCGTTCCACCATCTCCGGATAACTTGCACCCCATTGAAATGCCTGAATGCCTCCCATGGACCACCCAACGACGAGAGCAATCTTCTGAATACCGAATGTTTCGGTCACCAGCCGATGCTGAAATTTAACGTTGTCGTAGATAGTTACCTGCGGAAAATGAGCCCGGTCGAATGGTGGAGGCGTATTACTGGGAGACGAGGATAAACCGTTGCCCAGCAGATTTGGAACGATAATAAAATATTTTTCCGGATCCAGGGCCATCCCGCTGCCAATCAGCCATTCATTCTGAACATGCTGGTCGCCAAAAGCAGTCGGATAGAGAACGACATTATCTTTCTGTTTATTTAATTTTCCATAAGTCTTATAAGCAAGAAAAGCGCTTGGCAACGTCACTCCCGATTGCAAGGTTACATCACCCAAATTAAAAATCTCATAATCCATCGTATGTTCGCTCCCTTCAAAATAGAAACCACACGTCCAATGTGTAATTTCTTGTACATAGTATAGAGCTGTGATACTCTCAGTAAAAGTGAATAGAATTCAAGATAGTATTCAATTAAATTGAAAGTAAAGGGGATGTATGATGGAGCTGCGTCAATTGATCACGTTCCGCACCGTTGCTGTAACATTGAATTTCACTCGGGCTGCGGAAGTTCTGAACTACGTCCCCTCCAATGTGACAATGCAAATTAAAGCTTTGGAGGAGGAGCTTGGCATTCGTCTCTTTGATCGTTTGGGCAAACAGCTTGCTCTCACTACGGCGGGCAAACGCTTTTTAACGCATATCCAAGGCGTTCTTGACAAATTGGACGAAGCCCGCAGCGTTGTTCATGACAACGAAAATCTAAGTGGCACTCTAACGATAAGTGCCAATGAGGTCATTTGCGCCTATCGCCTTCCAGCCGTCTTTCAACGGTTTCGTTCCCGGCATCCTGGAGTTCGTCTGATTTTCCGCTCCGTTCCAAATCAAGAGCTCAAGCAAACCCTTTTGGAGGGAACCTCGGATGTCGTCTATATGTTGGACGAACCCATTCGCTCGAGCGCGCTTGTCGTGGAGCCTTTACTGGAAGAAAATTTCCGCTTGTTCGCTGCACCCGACCATCCACTTGCCAAACAAACGGATTTACGACTGGAAGATTTCCATAATGAAGTGTTCCTGACGAATGAAAAAGGTTGTCCCTATCGAACCATGTTTGACCGGTCATTTGAAAAAGAGGGCATGGACAGCATTACGTATTTAGAGTTTCAAAGTGCCGAAGCGATTAAACAATGTGCAATTTCGGGAATCGGCATTGCTTTTCTTCCTGAAATCGTAGTGGAAGTCGAAGTTGAACGCGGAGAACTTGTGGCCCTTCCATGGCAAATTCCAGACTTGCACGTGTTTACACAGATGTTGTGGCATAAAGACAAGTGGCTTTCACCTATCATGGAATCTTTCATAGAAGCATCTAGGGAACTTCTTGCAAAAGAATAACAACGACGTTAGATTACTAAAACAACACTTTAGTTGAACAAAAAGAGCCGATCGCATTGATCGACTCTTTTGTTTTTTGCTCAATAAAGAGCGCTTCCCGGAATTGAATCTCTGCCCGTGACTGTTCTTATCCTCCAATATTAGATTTGCTCTTCATGGAAAAAGATAACACCGCCGGAATGATCCCAAGCGCAACACCGATCGCTCCAAATAAACCAACGGATTGAAGGGATATGTTTTCCACGACCATTCCCCCAATTATAGCCCCACCGGCCATACCCAATTGAATGATTGAAGTGTTTAAGCTCAGGACAATCCCCGAGGCTTTTGGAGCCATACCAATTAGATATACCTGTTGGACGGGGCCTGTTGACCAGGCAAAAAAGGACCACAACATAAGTAAGGGCAGCATGATGAATACGGAAGTTTGGGCGAGTCCTGTCATTAAAAGCAAGATCCCGGAATGGAAAAGCAGGCCTCCAATCAATGTACGGGGAATCCCCCATTTATCCGCACCATAGCCGCCGACCTGGGAACCTAGCAGACTGGCTATACCGAATGCAAACAGCCCTATACTGACCATGCGGTCGCTCATTCCAGTAATGTTCAACAGGAATGGAGAAATATATGTGTAAATGATGGTATAACCAAGTATCCAGAAAAATCCTATGGATAGAGCTATAGAAATTCGAGGCGTTTTAAGCAAGGATAACTGCTCCCGTATCGGCACAGGAGTCTCTCCCTTAGACTTAGGAATAGTCAACCCAAGTACAAACATTGCAATCAAGCTGAGTATGCCGATTCCCGTAAAAATGATCTTCCAATCATAGGAACCAGCAATCACTCTTCCTAAAGGAACACCGAGAATAAGCGCAAGGTTAAAGCCTAAAAGAACGGTAGCAATTGCACTTCCTTGCTTGCCTTGTTGAGCAATGTTGGCGGCGACGGTCAAGGCAACCACCATAAATACACCCGTGCCAACCGCCAGTATGATTCTAGCTCCCAGCAGCATGGAGAAACCGGTCGTTAAAATCGTGACTAGATTGCCTATGAAAAATAGCGTCAACGCAGCCAGCATAAGCTTTCTTCGATCCATTTTTGCAGTGATTGCAATCAAAATCGGGGTGCCGATTGCGTAAGCAAGTGAGTAAACGGTGATGAGTTGTCCAGCGGCTGCCAGCGTCACTCCGGTATCACTTGCTATTCTATCCAGTATACCCGCGATTACAAATTCAGATGTGCCTACCAAAAAACTGACAATGGCCAGAATATAAATTTTCCAAGGATTTCCCATGTTATTCCCTCACATTCATTTCTATAGTTCCAAAACTGTAGAACTCATGTTTAATATTGAGCTGTATCTGATTAGCTCACATCCTGTCTTCTTATTTTCTGGCGAGCTCCTTACGAACAATAGGAGCAACTTTAGTGCCGAGAAGCTCGATCGTCCGCAGCAATTCCAAATGAGACAGTGAGCTGAAATCAACATACATCAGAAAACGGGTCAAACTTAATTTCTCTTGCGCAAGCAGGATCTTCTCGGCTACATATTCTGGATCACCAACATATAGAGCACCCCGAAGGCTGCAAGCTTCTTTGAACGTGTCGTGAGTATAAGGTGCCCACCCTCGTTCCCGTCCAATCTTATTCATCTGCTCGGCCATAACGGGAAAGTACTGTTCAGCGGCTGATTCAAAGGATTCCGCAATAAAACCATGGGAATGTGTTGCAATTTGCAGCTTACCGGGATCGTGTCCGGCTTTCTTAGCAGCTTCCTTATATAGCTCCACCAATGGTGCAAAACGTTCCGGCATGCCACCGATAATGGAGAAGATTACGGGAAGACCCAGTATACCGGCTCGAATGGCTGACTCCGGGTTACCGCCAGTGGCGATCCATACCGGCAATGGGTCTTGTTGTGCACGGGGATATACGCCCATATCATGAATAGCCGGACGATGTCCGCCACCCCACGTCACCTTTTCATTAGCGCGTATTTTTAATAAAAGTTCAAGTTTCTCTTCGTACAACTCTTCGTAGTCGTTCAAGTTATACCCGAACAGTGGAAACGACTCAACAAAAGAGCCGCGTCCGGCCATGATCTCAGCACGCCCTTTCGATAGAACGTCCAGTGTTGCGAAATCCTGATATACCCGGACAGGATCATCCGAAGAGAGCACCGTTACAGCGCTGGATAGCCGAATCCGCTTCGTTGTGGATGCTGCAGTCGCAAGAATGACCGCCGGTGATGAGCTTGTATAGTCGATTCGATGATGTTCGCCAACAGCATACACATCGAGCCCAACCTGATCAGCCAATTGAATTTCCTCGATCGCTTGCCGCAGCCTCTCTGCTGGCGATACACCACCATGCTCTGGATTGGTATGTAGAAAGGTAGTTATGCCCAATTCCATGTTTTTTGACCTTTTTTCCATCATTATTTGCTCCTTTATCATTTCTTCACTTCTAGAAATGTAGAACTGTTGCTCAAAAAAATTTACGCCAGCAAATAAGGCGCAAATTTCTCTGCCATTTCCCGATCAACACAATAATGAATATACGATCCACTTTTAGACGAATGAATTAAGCCCGAGTCAGTTAATTGCTTCAGGTGATGTGACAACGTCGAGCTAGCTACGGTTTCCAGTTTCTCTCCAATAGCTGTAAAGCATTGATTGCTCTCTTTCACCAGCAGCAATGCAATTTTTAAACGTGTGGGTTCACCTAACGCCTTGTATATTTTGACCGCCTGGCCCATTTCTTTTTCGTTTTCAGTCATGGTTAATGACCTCCTTTTCAAGCACAACTCTACATTTCTATAAGTGTAGAACTGATGATAACACCTTATTGTTTAAATGTAAAGGGAACTATGGCTTGCCACCAGAGCTTGAGTTAACGAAAGTGGAACCGGTGCGGATCGAGCTGTTACTGCATGACGATGGAATAAAAGAGAGCTGCCAGGATGAAACGATATAGAGCAAACCACTCCAGTCTCAGTCGCTTGATGAGTTTAATAAACGTCACAACCGCAATCATGGCTATAAGGAAGGAAGTTATAAAGCCAATTAACATCAGATATATATCGTCTGAGCGAAGTAAATCGCGACTATCGTATAAATCCAGCAAGGTTGCACCAAACATGACTGGTACTGAAATAAGGAAGGTAAAATCCGCGGCTGCTTTTTGGCTGGTCCCCAGCAAAAGGCCGCCTGAAATTGTCGATCCTGATCTCGAAAACCCTGGCCACAAAGCCAAACATTGGAACAGGCCAATACCGAAAGCTTGTTTATAATTAATGTTATCCATCGTATCAGCGGTTTCTTTTCTTCTGCTCCGTGCTGCGACAATCAACAACACGCCACCTGCAACCAAACCAATCAAGACAGGAGTTGGACCGAATAATTGGCTTTTGATCGTATCCTTGAAGAGAAGATATACAATTAACGCTGGTACCATAGCTAAAATCATATGGATCACGTTTAGTCCTTTTGAAAAATCCATCTTGATTAAATTTGACCCAATTTCCATATATCTTTTCCAGTAAAGAATGAGCACTGCCATTACTGCGCCCAACTGTATAACTATTTTAAAGGTTGTTGACGCTTCTCCCTCAAAGTTAAGCAAATCACCTGCCAAAATAAGATGTCCAGTAGACGATACTGGTAAAAACTCGGTTAAGCCTTCTATGATACCGAGTATTATTGCTTTAATTACATCCGTCATCCGTAAATATCCTCCTTAGGAAAATAAACTTGTTTAACAATTATAAGTATAAGGGGTTTTGTTTGTTCCCTCCCATCGATTAACGTAACAATATTCGATTCAGCGTGACATTATTGTCACATAGGATGTGAATCTCTTTCGAATATGGCAAAACGGATAACGATGTTCGATTCGAAGAAAAAACGAAACGACCGTTCTCCGGTAAAGTGCCGGGAAACGGTCGCAATTTCATATTGTTTTTTGTTACACCGATATTTTACGAATGAAAAAAGGAGAATATACGATATGTATTTTTTCCTTCTGCCTTAGCCAGATAGAGTGCGGCATCTGCTTTTTGAAGAAGCTCTTTGACGGTATCCCCTTTTTCGCAAAATGCGATGCCTATGCTGGAAGTCGTACGAAGTTCCTGCCCTCCGATATTCCAAGGAAGCTGCAATTGTTCTAAAATATTTTCGGCCAAAACACGGGTATCCGAGAACGTGGTGCGAGGAAGGACAAAGACGAATTCGTCACCGCCCATTCTCGTTAAAACCTCATGTTTACGAAGGCAAGCCCCTGCTCGCTTTACAAATTGCCGCAGCAATTCATCCCCTGCTTCATGACCTAATGTATCATTGATCTGCTTGAAATGATCCAGATCGGCAAACATCACAGCCACCTGTTCTACGCCCGTTGTTTCTTCATTTAAAACCTGATTTAACATTTTCGTTAGAAACCTTCGGTTTGGCGCTCCGGTTAAAGCATCACGGTAACTTAATTGCTCCAGTTGTTCCTGATGCTTTTTTCGCTCTGTCACTTCCCTTCCGACCAGCATCATATTTTTAAAATTACCGTGTTCATCAAACATGGGCGTTCCCTTCAACTCCAGCCATACGGGATCTCCCTGCTCATGTTGGCGTTGTATTTCATAGGTAAAGGGCTGTTGCAAGAGCAGCATCTCCATAAAAACGGCACGAAACTCCTCATCCACTTCGTCATTCGGGTTGTAGAATACCCACTTGCCTATATACTCTTTTGGATCAAACCCAAGTACCATCTTATGAGAAGGAGACGCATACTCCACGATTCCGTCAAGATTGATCAGCTGGATCAAATCCAGCGAATTATCCGCTAACAATCGATAACGTTCTTCGCTTTCCTTCAGAGCCGTAAGCAGCTTTTTTTGCTCCGTAATGTTCTTGCCCACTCCAAAAACGCCATTGACCTTCCCTTCATAAAACAATGGAACCTGCTTTATTTGCAAGTAAACGATATCTCCGTTTTTATGCTGCGCTTCGGTCACGTATTGACAGGATGCACCCTTTAGAACCTCACCGAAAAACTGTTTAATCAAATCAAGCTCATGCTGACAAAATAAATCTTTGTACGACACACCCATAATTTCTTCCTTGTTATACCCTAAACATTCAGTAACCCCTTCATTCACTTCTACAATTTTTCCCTCGTTGGAAACGATAAAGATGGCATCTGGATTGTAATTAATGATCGATTTTAATGCCTCTATAGACTGCTCGCTCAAAAATTCTCTCATTCTTCTTGTTTAATCCTCCGCCATGATTACGAAATTTGTTAACGTTATACGATATAGTAGCAAATTTTGACTTCGTTTGGTATTACCAAAACTTACCAGTTGGCGTCTCGCAAGAACTTCGTTCCTTAAAACAAAAAAAAGCCGCTGTAATCGCGACTTTGAATGGTACAAGTTTTTTTTATCCTTAAACACTACATTGACTATTTCCCTTGCAACTGATTCTTTTTCCACTTTCTTATTTTGGTCCTGAATGTTGTGAATGGTGCCACGGAATTGATGTGAATATACCTTATGGCAGGCCACCTCGGATTGCTTCCCGTCCATTTTAAAGTGCCTTGAGTATATAATTCTTCGGTAGTAAGCGTATCAATCCAGGACTGGAATTGCAGCTCCACTTTTTTGAATTCTTGACGCAGCTCAGTTAACGAAAGATGAGCATAATCGTTATAAAAAGATTGATAGAGCGCACCTAACTGGTTCCATTTGTAATCAGGAGAAGGAGTTACGACTTTTTTTCCAGCACGCTCATCCTTGTCCCAACTCATCACAAGATTTAGCCACCCGAGTTGGTAAGCAATCATTTCACTTGGTGTCCGATCTACATCCTTGTCACGTGTATCTTTAAGTTCTTCAGGAATTTCGTCAAACTCACCATCAAATAACAAAAAGCGTTTATGAATCTCTTCCTTTAAACGGGTTTTAGACTCGTACATGGTACCACTCCTTATCCGTCTTTAACTGAGGTGTGTATATTATTTAATGAAAAGAGTTTCCGGTGAAGAACACTAGTGTTCGTTAGCTCATCGGATGCCACTCCTCTTTAATAAGACCGTATATAACTCGGTCAACATATTGATTGTGAAGCAGCTCATAGTTTCTAATAATTCCTTCTTGAGTAAAGCCCAAGCGTTCTGGTATCGCTCTGCTTTTGAAGTTGTTAGTTGCATGCATGTGACTGCTGGAGAATCGAAAGGTATGTCTGATCATCAATGATGGCTTTGTACATAGACTAATCGCCCCTTATTTGGTCGCCCACAATTTGGTTAGAGCTATTGTAGCAAAATCCAATAATGTTAGCTACCTAAGATCAAGAGAAGTTTCTATAATTTCCATTCATATTGAATATCAGGCAAATTCTCCTCATTCTCATGTCCTCGACCAATCATTTCAAATCCATTTTTCTCATAAAACCTTTGGGCATTTTTATTAACTTCAAATGTATATAAGGTTAATTTTCCACTGGCTTGTGCCTTTGCTTTATTAAGCAAAGTTTGCCCTATACCCCTACCTTGATAATCAATATGAATATAAAGTTGGCTGATCTCCGTTTCATTATAGGCAATCATTCCAACGACTTTGTCATCCATTAACGCTAAATCGATTTGATACTGTTCAGCTAATATATGTTTTAAGAAATAAAGATGGCTGTCGAAACTATGGATTTCAGCCTGACCAATGGCCCGTTCCTTACTGTCTCTCCACATTTTCACTGTAGGTTCAGCATACTTGGGATGATACTTAGATACTTTAATTTCTAATTTGTTCATTACATACCGCCTTTCAATGTATAGATTTTCAGAATGCAGTACCGTTTGTTTCTGTACAACTACTTTCGAGTATACAAGAATAATTATCTTATGTTAATTACAAGGTGCACTCACAGGCAAATATAATGCCAATTGCTCTTCTGTCAATAAAGTGGACACTCTCGTTTATGAGGTTTTTTGGTAATACTGTTGCTCGAATTCCCAAGGAGACAGGTAACCCAGTGTACTGTGTGAGCGTTTGCGATTATAAAAGAATTCCAAGTAGCGATATAGTGCTTCATAGGCTTCTGCCTTCGTTTTAAATCTAGGGATGCGATAGATCAGTTCTCGCTTCAATGTGCTGTGAAAGGCTTCAATACAAGCATTGTCATAGCAGTTTCCAGGCCTGCTCATACTCGCTTTCATCCCATACTGTTCCAACTTGCGTCGATACTCCTTGGAAGCATATTGTGCTCCACGATCAGAGTGGTGGATGAGCCCTTTTGCTGGCTTTTTCGCAGTATAGGCCTGGTTTAATGCATCCATGACGAGATCAGTGGTCATGCGGTCGCTCAGCTTCCAACCTACAATTTGCTTGGTATACAGATCCAAAATGCTGGCTAAATACAGTCTGCCCTGACGGCATGGGATATAGGTGATGTCTGCGACCCATTTTTCGGCCGGTTTTGAAGCTGAAAAGTCTTGCTGGAGCTCATTAGGCGCTACCGGAAACGTATGTCTGGAATCCGTTGTACACACTTTAAACTTAAGCGAAACACAGGAACGAAGTCCGTTTTCGCGCATGATGAAGCCGACCGTACGCTCCGATACGACCCAACCTTCTTTTAAAAGTTCATTGCGAATACGAGGACTACCATACCTCGAATCCGAGTCATGATAGTGCCACAAAATTCGATTCGTAAGGCGTTTCCTCCGCTGATCTCGGTTGGATGGTGCAGCCAAACGCCATTTGTAGTAGCCACTCCGAGACACTTGCAAGACCTTGCACATCTTCTCCACTCGAAAGTCGGAGCGATACTCTTCGATGAATTGGAACCTCAGTTCTTTTCCTTGCTGAAGATGTGCAGCGCCTTTTTTAGAATAGCCAATTCTTCTTTGAGATCTTCAATTTCACGGTCTTTCCGGCGTTGTTCTGCTTCATTGGCCCGTAGTGTTTGTTCGAGATTTCGGATCTTTTCGGGATGATTGACGCTTTCCTGATCGAACTGCCGATACTTGGTCATCCATTGACTCAGCGTACTTTTAGGAATATTTAAATCTTCCGCTACATCGGATAACGTCTTCGTTTGCTCCTGAATGTACTTTACCGTTTGTTTCTTAAATTCTTCATTATAGCGTTGCCGTTGTTCTCCCATGCCGTGGACACCTCTTCTTTCGTTAGGTCTATTATTTCTGTTCCTTAACGATGTGTCCACTTTTTATTCTAGCTGCAAATCATCCGTTTAAAAGCAATACAAGAAGAGGCGAAGCTTTTAATATAGAAACTCTGCGAAAACTTCAACATTTAATCGATGTAATGGGCGAGATTGGAGACAAATATAACGTTGGACCGGCGACCACAGCAATGGCTTGGGCCATTGCAAAGGGAACTGTACCCATTATAGGAGTTACCAAAGAAGCACAGATCGACGATGCATTAGCTGCTGTTCATCTCACATTAGAAAGAAAGGACATTCAAGATTTAGAACAAGCTGCTATGGAGACAGGTATATCCGTCAGAGGGGCATGGGAAAAAAGCATGAAAAAATAATTTTGCGGTTTATACTAAACGCTCTTCGGATTTGGATGGAGGAAGATCATCCCCCCAACGCAGGAATTTTCCTGATTTCTTCCCTGTTCATCGGCCTTGGCTCGGTAGTCGCCCAGATTCTTGTACCTTACGCTACTTTTTTATCTTCAGAAAAACAACGTGGACGAGTCGTGGACAATGTCTTGAGCGCGGCTGGAAGACTGCAGCTGTTCTGGGCATCATTCTTCCGGCTGCAGCGCTGCTTTACTTCTTCACCGAACGAAAATCCGTCTTTTGCAAGCTGGAACAAAGCTAAACCTGGTCACCAATACGTTCAGCCAGTCAACAGGACTTGAAACATGTCTTTTGACTGGCTTTTATCTGGTTTGCTGCACCCTTACGTGAAATGAAATAGTTGTCGCACAGGGTTATGACCATCGGGCAGCTCTTTTTTTATCTTTACTATATAGGTTGAACCAATGATTTTTACACAGAGACACTACGGGGTCAGAACCATCTTCCGATCGCTGTTATCCCTAGATTTCTTTGATCCCCTTTTTCAAGGGGAAAATCCGGTGATCAGCCTATGCTTCCGAAGCAGCTTTCTTACAGAAAGCGTTTAGACCGCTTCGCTTCTCCAGATTCTTTCTGCCCTCTTCGTTATCGTATAAATTTCCGGTTCAATCTATATAGTCGTTTCACTTCATGTAAC contains the following coding sequences:
- a CDS encoding undecaprenyl-diphosphate phosphatase, with protein sequence MTDVIKAIILGIIEGLTEFLPVSSTGHLILAGDLLNFEGEASTTFKIVIQLGAVMAVLILYWKRYMEIGSNLIKMDFSKGLNVIHMILAMVPALIVYLLFKDTIKSQLFGPTPVLIGLVAGGVLLIVAARSRRKETADTMDNINYKQAFGIGLFQCLALWPGFSRSGSTISGGLLLGTSQKAAADFTFLISVPVMFGATLLDLYDSRDLLRSDDIYLMLIGFITSFLIAMIAVVTFIKLIKRLRLEWFALYRFILAALFYSIVMQ
- a CDS encoding LysR family transcriptional regulator: MELRQLITFRTVAVTLNFTRAAEVLNYVPSNVTMQIKALEEELGIRLFDRLGKQLALTTAGKRFLTHIQGVLDKLDEARSVVHDNENLSGTLTISANEVICAYRLPAVFQRFRSRHPGVRLIFRSVPNQELKQTLLEGTSDVVYMLDEPIRSSALVVEPLLEENFRLFAAPDHPLAKQTDLRLEDFHNEVFLTNEKGCPYRTMFDRSFEKEGMDSITYLEFQSAEAIKQCAISGIGIAFLPEIVVEVEVERGELVALPWQIPDLHVFTQMLWHKDKWLSPIMESFIEASRELLAKE
- a CDS encoding metalloregulator ArsR/SmtB family transcription factor, with protein sequence MTENEKEMGQAVKIYKALGEPTRLKIALLLVKESNQCFTAIGEKLETVASSTLSHHLKQLTDSGLIHSSKSGSYIHYCVDREMAEKFAPYLLA
- a CDS encoding alpha-N-arabinofuranosidase, producing the protein MEVFLLLKSKMLIDKDFQIASVDSRIYGSFIEHLGRAVYGGIYDPGHPTADERGFRKDAIEAIKALNVPIIRYPGGNFVSGYNWEDGVGPVEERKRRLELAWWTIETNAVGTNEFADWAKLVGTEVMMAVNLGTRGIDAARNLVEYCNHTSGTYWSDLRISHGYREPHKFKTWCLGNEMDGPWQIGAMTAAEYGRIANETAKAMKWVDPSIELVACGSSSRGMSTFAEWEATVLDLSYENVDYLSLHAYYNNNKNNTYDFLATSLDLDQFIDSVASICDFVQAKKRSKKKLMLSLDEWNVWNSIGTSRAEERWQIAPPEFEDVYTHEDALAVGCYLITLLKHADRVKMACIAQLINVIAPIMTENNGAIWFQTTYYPFMHASNFGRGTVLQSIVSSPKYDSKDFTDVPYLESISVYDEEQGTITIFAVNRHLDEKMELDVDLRSFGETTFIEHIVLENDDLKAVNTKSNPHNVVPHSGGHTKVDNGQLQSVLNKASWNVIRLQTKQV
- a CDS encoding diguanylate cyclase, producing MREFLSEQSIEALKSIINYNPDAIFIVSNEGKIVEVNEGVTECLGYNKEEIMGVSYKDLFCQHELDLIKQFFGEVLKGASCQYVTEAQHKNGDIVYLQIKQVPLFYEGKVNGVFGVGKNITEQKKLLTALKESEERYRLLADNSLDLIQLINLDGIVEYASPSHKMVLGFDPKEYIGKWVFYNPNDEVDEEFRAVFMEMLLLQQPFTYEIQRQHEQGDPVWLELKGTPMFDEHGNFKNMMLVGREVTERKKHQEQLEQLSYRDALTGAPNRRFLTKMLNQVLNEETTGVEQVAVMFADLDHFKQINDTLGHEAGDELLRQFVKRAGACLRKHEVLTRMGGDEFVFVLPRTTFSDTRVLAENILEQLQLPWNIGGQELRTTSSIGIAFCEKGDTVKELLQKADAALYLAKAEGKNTYRIFSFFHS
- a CDS encoding MFS transporter translates to MGNPWKIYILAIVSFLVGTSEFVIAGILDRIASDTGVTLAAAGQLITVYSLAYAIGTPILIAITAKMDRRKLMLAALTLFFIGNLVTILTTGFSMLLGARIILAVGTGVFMVVALTVAANIAQQGKQGSAIATVLLGFNLALILGVPLGRVIAGSYDWKIIFTGIGILSLIAMFVLGLTIPKSKGETPVPIREQLSLLKTPRISIALSIGFFWILGYTIIYTYISPFLLNITGMSDRMVSIGLFAFGIASLLGSQVGGYGADKWGIPRTLIGGLLFHSGILLLMTGLAQTSVFIMLPLLMLWSFFAWSTGPVQQVYLIGMAPKASGIVLSLNTSIIQLGMAGGAIIGGMVVENISLQSVGLFGAIGVALGIIPAVLSFSMKSKSNIGG
- a CDS encoding LLM class flavin-dependent oxidoreductase produces the protein MEKRSKNMELGITTFLHTNPEHGGVSPAERLRQAIEEIQLADQVGLDVYAVGEHHRIDYTSSSPAVILATAASTTKRIRLSSAVTVLSSDDPVRVYQDFATLDVLSKGRAEIMAGRGSFVESFPLFGYNLNDYEELYEEKLELLLKIRANEKVTWGGGHRPAIHDMGVYPRAQQDPLPVWIATGGNPESAIRAGILGLPVIFSIIGGMPERFAPLVELYKEAAKKAGHDPGKLQIATHSHGFIAESFESAAEQYFPVMAEQMNKIGRERGWAPYTHDTFKEACSLRGALYVGDPEYVAEKILLAQEKLSLTRFLMYVDFSSLSHLELLRTIELLGTKVAPIVRKELARK
- a CDS encoding ClbS/DfsB family four-helix bundle protein; protein product: MYESKTRLKEEIHKRFLLFDGEFDEIPEELKDTRDKDVDRTPSEMIAYQLGWLNLVMSWDKDERAGKKVVTPSPDYKWNQLGALYQSFYNDYAHLSLTELRQEFKKVELQFQSWIDTLTTEELYTQGTLKWTGSNPRWPAIRYIHINSVAPFTTFRTKIRKWKKNQLQGK
- a CDS encoding alpha/beta fold hydrolase, whose amino-acid sequence is MDYEIFNLGDVTLQSGVTLPSAFLAYKTYGKLNKQKDNVVLYPTAFGDQHVQNEWLIGSGMALDPEKYFIIVPNLLGNGLSSSPSNTPPPFDRAHFPQVTIYDNVKFQHRLVTETFGIQKIALVVGWSMGGIQAFQWGASYPEMVERIAPFAGVSKSWPHTFVVLDGMKAALMAAARFDSSKLNQLTSADMRAVGRVYGGWGVSHAFYREKLYRELGFESLEDFISGVWEDSFMNMDPHNVLAMLWTGQHADISANPTYNGDFDKALRSIKALACIMPGSTDLFCAAEDNEYEAKLMPNAVYNPIPSVWGHFAGRGINRIDNQFIDDNLKDLLARSTNE